A window of the Brachyhypopomus gauderio isolate BG-103 chromosome 14, BGAUD_0.2, whole genome shotgun sequence genome harbors these coding sequences:
- the retreg1 gene encoding reticulophagy regulator 1 isoform X2, translating into MLAEDSGSGFSWQIVDSNPEDESGKEAQLPDSWLSFKLLLEETSSFKQQNPGKFCLLVCSVCSFLAVLGRYIPGVVISYVIVLGIFLWPLLSSHEFGIWLEPVLQKLDFGLGDFLQKMKENHEKRLLQAQTEKESVEADLSSLFPRLDSTACRELSVSDTEVSEVTWTDNGTFNLSEGHTPQTENSEELDRRSEEEVFSGGLPDFPSLDNGLGTNGDDDDDLSIGLPGPLLQAGTTQQGAHTEADVVARALELVQRTAGEAIAEAVASAVQERLEAAGVPTLSRTLDTDTDSEAEEFELLDQAELEHLGGDLGLEKAGRVAQIEGSKPTGFFSKLLGRP; encoded by the exons CTGGCAGATTGTCGACTCCAATCCGGAGGATGAGTCTGGAAAGGAGGCCCAGCTCCCAGACTCCTGGCTCAGCTTCAAGCTTCTCCTTGAGGAGACTTCTTCGTTTAAGCAGCAGAACCCAGGCAAG TTCTGTCTGctggtgtgcagtgtgtgttcttTCTTGGCGGTGTTGGGACGATACATTCCAGGAGTCGTTATTTCCTACGTTATAG TGCTGGGTATTTTCCTGtggcctctcctctcctcacatgAGTTTGGCATATGGCTGGAGCCAGTTCTGCAGAAACTGGACTTCGGTCTGGGAGACTTCCTTCAGAAGATGAAGGAGAATCATG AGAAGAGATTACTCCAGGCACAGACTGAGAAGGAGAGCGTTGAAGCTGATCTCTCCTCGCTGTTTCCCAGG CTGGACTCCACGGCGTGCAGGGAGCTGTCTGTATCAGACACGGAGGTGTCGGAGGTGACGTGGACGGACAACGGCACCTTTAACTTGTCGGAGGGACACACGCCGCAGACGGAGAACTCAGAAG AGTTGGACCGGCGCAGCGAGGAAGAGGTGTTCTCCGGGGGACTCCCGGACTTTCCTTCCCTGGACAACGGCCTAGGCACTAACggtgatgatgacgatgaccTGAGCATCGGCCTCCCCGGCCCGCTCCTCCAGGCCGGCACGACCCAGCAGGGAGCGCACACGGAGGCGGACGTGGTGGCCCGAGCTCTGGAACTAGTCCAGAGAACGGCCGGGGAGGCCATTGCGGAGGCCGTTGCCTCAGCCGTGCAAGAGCGACTGGAGGCGGCGGGCGTACCGACGCTCTCCCGGACCCTGGACACGGACACGGACAGCGAGGCGGAGGAGTTTGAGCTGCTGGACCAGGCTGAGCTGGAGCATCTGGGAGGGGATCTGGGCCTGGAGAAGGCTGGCAGGGTGGCCCAGATCGAAGGCTCTAAACCCACCGGCTTCTTCTCCAAACTGCTGGGGCGCCCCTGA